The proteins below come from a single Sorghum bicolor cultivar BTx623 chromosome 4, Sorghum_bicolor_NCBIv3, whole genome shotgun sequence genomic window:
- the LOC8066511 gene encoding ATP-dependent helicase BRM isoform X3: protein MQPSGGPSGSSRGSPASSPHPDQQQPPTPASAQQQAQQLGFRGQGMMHHHEQQQAFQSGAPHAMMGPGGVSFPQSSGPVSPFQGQRNLPMSGGPQGMVGGQVHNQVAMQQQFLKLAMQQQQQKAAQGMLLQQQQAKMNMVGSSSRDQDMLNNPAKMQELMALHQAQAQAQMFKRQCEQKEQGQSSSSEQRSGDMRPPMPPQGVPGQQLPSMGMIRPMQPVQGQVGMGSAGGGPITPAQFQAIQAWAKEHNFDLSNPANMSAISQLLPIWQANRMAAMQKQNEANMAAQQQAMPSQVNSDTPGHGNAPSQGALLKPRQPLPPSSVSGGEEAKVVNPSNLQLQQQLSVHNRDGSNERAVRSPMTGGNSAQTMHIPQSSGHVSKVPEQSNPKNVLSNSEAMQMQHVRQMQQLNQPAAPTSTPGEAGGSQVSTPSARPQTGQTGFTKNQLHVLKAQILAFRRLKRGDRLPPEVLELIVSGRPPDSQGGPQQVSGPQATHNREKPGVSNADEHGRQMESGDKAPEKPALLKGPCLPKVEVSASEDKASPASGPGPMQVMKASPKEPLKIGPVSVPEHSNTTVIKSEQELERSIQRTPGRSDYNAERGKSVPAESGSADAEQAKRTGSTSSAPAPRDVPRKYHGPLFDFPSFTRRHDSMGPANYNSNLSLGYDVKDLLAQEGMIVLGKKREDNLKKISGLLAINLERKRIRPDLVLRLQIEEKKLKLLEHQARLRDEVEHEQQEIMAMPDRIYRKFVRQCERQRVELARQVQQMQRASREKQLKSIFQWRKKLLEAHWAIRDARITRNRGVAKYHERMLREFSKKKDDDRNKRMEALKNNDVERYRQILLEQQTSVPGDAAQRYNVLSSFLTQTEEYLYKLGGKITAAKSQQQVEEAANAAAAAARAQGLSEEEVKAAAQCAGQEVMIRNTFSEMNAPRDNTSVNKYYTLAHAVSERVTKQPSLLRAGTLRDYQLVGLQWMLSLYNNKLNGILADEMGLGKTVQVMALIAYLMEFKGNYGPHLIIVPNAVLVNWKSELLNWLPSASCIFYVGAKDQRQKLFSQEVMAMKFNVLVTTYEFVMFDRSKLSRVDWKYIIIDEAQRMKDRDSVLARDLDRYRCQRRLLLTGTPLQNDLKELWSLLNLLLPEVFDSSKAFSDWFSKPFQRDGPTHSEEEDDWLETEKKVIIIHRLHQILEPFMLRRRVEDVEGSLPRKDSIVLRCRMSAVQGAIYDWIKSTGTIRVDPEDEKRRAQRNPMYQVKTYKNLNNKCMELRKVCNHPLLTYPFLNHGKDFMIRSCGKLWNLDRILIKLHKAGHRVLLFSTMTKLLDIMEDYLQWRRLVYRRIDGTTSLEDRESAIVDFNRPGSDCFIFLLSIRAAGRGLNLQSADTVVIYDPDPNPQNEEQAVARAHRIGQTREVKVIYMEAVVDNISSYQKEDELRNGGSADLEDDLAGKDRYMGSIESLIRNNIQQYKIDMADEVINAGRFDQRTTHEERRMTLETLLHDEERYQDSVHDVPSLQEVNRMIARTESEVELFDQMDEDFDWTGDMTKHHQIPKWLRVNSTEVDAVVASLSKKPSRNMSSGGIALDTNETPEKRRGRPKGTGKYSIYREIDDEDLEESDEDSEERNTASLPEEGEVGEFEDEDNDDSIPDNKDESEEEPVNDDVYEFTEGLRSRKANRMEEAGSTGSSSGSRRLPPPVPSSSSKKLRSLSALDARPVSSSKRTPDDLEEGEIAMSGDSHMDLQQSGSWNHERDDGEDEQVLQPKIKRKRSIRLRPKPNAEKQEDRSGEGVFPQHAARQQDTVHPIVKQKRNMPSRKVSPASRSGKLTYMSGSGEGSAERSKENWNSKAIDSTPPEFRGTKMSDSMQRKCKNVISKLWRRIDKEGHQIIPNISSWWRRNENSSFRGPAGSTLDLQKIEQRVDGFEYGAVTEFIADMQQMLKSVVQHFSYRHEVRIEAETLHNLFFNIMKIAFPDSDFSEAKNAMSFSNPGGAASGAAAQSSKHTASVHKRRASASEAEQHGSGHSRHNQSSEVPSRPHSSRSERDPRHSGSSSRDQLQDGAGLLHPSDMFIVKKKRQDRARSSIGSPSSSGRAGPLSPANPGRPGPVPSPRGARTPFQRDPHPSQQSMHSAGWGAHSDQGGSSSAPGIGDIQWAKPAKRLRTDSGKRRPSLM, encoded by the exons ATGCAGCCCAGCGGGGGGCCCTCCGGCAGCTCCCGGGGCTCGCCAGCGTCGTCGCCGCACCCGGACCAGCAGCAGCCGCCGACCCCGGCGTCCGCGCAGCAGCAGGCGCagcagctagggtttagaggccAG GGAATGATGCATCACCATGAACAGCAGCAAGCCTTCCAATCTGGTGCGCCGCATGCCATGATGGGACCAGGGGGTGTGAGCTTCCCTCAGTCGTCTGGTCCAGTGTCACCGTTCCAGGGTCAGAGGAACCTGCCAATGTCAGGTGGACCGCAGGGCATGGTCGGTGGTCAGGTGCACAATCAGGTtgcaatgcagcaacagttcctGAAGCTTgcgatgcagcagcagcagcagaaggcGGCCCAGGGGATGCtcctccagcagcagcaggccaaGATGAATATGGTGGGTTCATCCTCAAGAGACCAGGACATGCTTAACAACCCTGCCAAAATGCAGGAGCTTATGGCCCTTCATCAGGCCCAGGCCCAGGCTCAGATGTTTAAGCGGCAGTGTGAGCAGAAAGAGCAGGGGCAATCAAGCAGTAGTGAGCAAAGAAGTGGCGATATGAGGCCTCCTATGCCTCCTCAAGGAGTCCCTGGACAGCAGTTGCCATCAATGGGTATGATCAGGCCCATGCAGCCAGTGCAAGGCCAGGTGGGCATGGGCAGCGCCGGTGGCGGCCCGATAACACCTGCGCAGTTTCAAGCCATCCAAGCCTGGGCAAAAGAGCACAACTTTGACCTGTCCAATCCTGCAAACATGAGTGCAATTTCTCAACTCCTGCCAATCTGGCAGGCCAACAGGATGGCAGCTATGCAGAAGCAGAATGAGGCAAACATGgctgcacagcagcaagcaatgCCCTCTCAGGTGAACAGTGACACCCCAGGGCACGGTAACGCTCCAAGCCAGGGTGCCCTACTGAAGCCCCGGCAACCCCTTCCCCCCAGCTCAGTTTCTGGTGGAGAAGAGGCTAAGGTAGTGAATCCGAGCAACTTGCAGTTGCAACAGCAGTTGTCTGTGCACAACAGGGATGGTTCAAATGAAAGGGCTGTGAGGTCACCTATGACAGGGGGCAATAGTGCCCAAACGATGCATATCCCCCAAAGTTCTGGACATGTGAGTAAGGTTCCTGAGCAATCCAATCCAAAAAATGTTCTTTCAAATTCAGAAGCAATGCAGATGCAGCATGTCAGACAGATGCAACAGCTTAACCAGCCTGCTGCCCCCACATCTACCCCTGGTGAAGCAGGAGGATCACAGGTCTCAACTCCAAGTGCTCGGCCACAAACAGGGCAAACGGGTTTCACCAAAAATCAACTTCATGTACTCAAGGCTCAGATATTAGCTTTCCGGCGTTTAAAG CGTGGTGATCGACTCCCGCCTGAAGTTCTTGAATTAATTGTATCTGGCCGCCCTCCTGATTCACAAGGAGGACCGCAACAAGTTTCAGGACCTCAGGCAACACATAATCGTGAAAAGCCTGGTGTAAGCAATGCTGATGAACATGGAAGGCAGATGGAGAGTGGTGACAAAGCTCCCGAAAAACCTGCATTGTTGAAGGGACCCTGTTTACCAAAGGTGGAGGTTTCTGCTTCAGAAGACAAAGCTAGTCCTGCCAGTGGTCCTGGTCCCATGCAAGTGATGAAAGCTTCACCGAAAGAACCTCTTAAAATTGGACCAGTTTCTGTACCAGAGCATAGTAACACTACTGTGATTAAATCTGAGCAGGAGCTTGAACGGAGTATCCAGAGAACACCTGGGAGAAGTGATTACAATGCTGAGAGGGGTAAATCTGTACCAGCAGAAAGTGGTTCAGCGGATGCTGAGCAGGCAAAAAGGACTGGCTCCACAAGCAGTGCCCCAGCTCCAAGAGATGTTCCCAGAAAATACCATGGCCCATTATTCGATTTCCCGTCCTTCACTAGGAGACACGATTCGATGGGACCTGCAAATTACAACAGCAATCTGTCACTAGGTTATGATGTGAAAGATTTGTTAGCTCAGGAGGGGATGATAGTTCTTGGTAAGAAACGTGAGGATAACTTAAAAAAGATAAGCGGTTTGCTTGCAATTAATCTAGAGAGGAAAAGAATCCGACCTGATCTTGTCTTGAGGCTACAGATTGAAGAAAAGAAACTCAAACTCCTAGAGCATCAGGCTCGTCTAAGGGACGAAGTTGAGCATGAACAACAAGAAATTATGGCAATGCCAGATAGGATATACAGAAAATTTGTCAGGCAATGCGAACGCCAACGTGTTGAGCTTGCAAGGCAAGTTCAGCAGATGCAGAGAGCTTCAAGAGAGAAGCAGCTGAAATCCATTTTCCAGTGGCGCAAGAAGCTTTTGGAGGCACATTGGGCCATTCGTGATGCTCGAATAACTCGTAATCGAGGGGTGGCCAAGTACCATGAAAGGATGTTGAGAGAATTCTCAAAGAAGAAAGATGATGATCGGAACAAAAGAATGGAGGCATTGAAAAACAATGATGTGGAAAGATACCGTCAAATATTGTTGGAACAGCAGACTAGTGTTCCGGGTGATGCAGCTCAAAGATACAATGTCCTATCTTCTTTCTTGACCCAGACTGAAGAGTACCTTTATAAACTAGGAGGAAAAATAACTGCTGCCAAGAGTCAGCAACAAGTAGAAGAGGCAGCAaatgctgcagctgcagctgcacgGGCACAG GGCCTGTCTGAGGAAGAAGTGAAGGCTGCTGCACAATGTGCTGGTCAGGAGGTTATGATAAGGAACACATTCTCTGAGATGAATGCGCCAAGGGATAATACATCTGTTAACAA GTACTATACTTTAGCCCATGCTGTAAGTGAGAGAGTTACGAAGCAGCCATCACTGTTGCGAGCAGGAACTTTAAGGGACTACCAACTG GTGGGCCTACAGTGGATGCTTTCTTTGTACAATAATAAGTTGAATGGCATTTTGGCTGATGAGATGGGTCTTGGCAAGACTGTACAG GTCATGGCATTGATTGCGTACCTGATGGAATTTAAAGGGAATTATGGCCCTCATCTCATAATAGTGCCAAATGCTGTCTTGGTCAATTGGAAG AGCGAGCTGCTAAATTGGTTACCATCTGCATCTTGCATCTTTTATGTTGGTGCAAAGGACCAAAGGCAGAAGTTGTTCTCTCAA GAGGTTATGGCCATGAAATTTAATGTTCTTGTAACAACATATGAATTTGTTATGTTTGACCGTTCCAAGCTTTCAAGGGTTGATTGGAAGTATATTATAATTGACGAGGCGCAGCGGATGAAGGACAGAGACTCCGTTCTGGCGCGTGATCTTGATCGCTATCGCTGCCAGCGGCGCCTCCTTCTCACCGGTACTCCTCTACAG AATGATCTCAAGGAGCTTTGGTCCCTCTTGAATTTGTTGCTTCCAGAAGTATTTGACAGTAGCAAGGCATTTTCAGACTGGTTCTCTAAGCCTTTTCAGAGGGATGGTCCTACACATAGTGAAGAAGAGGATGATTGGCTTGAGACAGAGAAGAAAGTAATAATAATTCACAGGCTGCATCAGATTTTGGAACCTTTTATGCTACGTAGGCGTGTGGAAGATGTTGAAGGATCACTTCCACGGAAG GATTCCATTGTTTTGAGATGCAGAATGTCTGCTGTTCAAGGAGCTATATATGATTGGATCAAGTCTACTGGTACCATTAGAGTTGATCCTGAAGATGAGAAAAGGCGTGCACAACGGAATCCCATGTACCAGGTCAAGACTTACAAGAATCTCAACAACAAGTGCATGGAGCTAAGGAAAGTTTGTAATCATCCTCTGCTGACATATCCATTCTTAAATCATGGGAAAGATTTTATGATTAGATCTTGCGGGAAGTTGTGGAATCTTGATAGAATTTTAATTAAGCTTCACAAGGCAGGTCATCGTGTACTCCTTTTTAGCACAATGACAAAGCTTCTTGACATCATGGAGGACTATTTGCAGTGGAGACGACTTGTTTATAGGCGAATTGATGGAACAACAAGCTTGGAAGATCGAGAGTCAGCAATTGTTGACTTCAACAGGCCTGGTTCTGATTGTTTTATATTCTTGCTTAGTATTCGTGCTGCTGGTAGGGGTCTGAATCTTCAGAGTGCAGACACTGTTGTAATATATGACCCTGATCCAAATCCACAAAATGAGGAGCAAGCAGTTGCTAGGGCCCATCGTATAGGGCAGACTAGGGAGGTAAAGGTTATTTACATGGAAGCTGTTGTTGATAACATATCAAGTTATCAGAAAGAGGATGAATTGAGAAATGGAGGGAGTGCAGATTTGGAGGATGATCTTGCTGGAAAAGACAGATACATGGGATCAATTGAAAGTCTCATCCGCAACAATATCCAACAATACAAAATTGATATGGCAGATGAGGTCATTAATGCTGGTCgttttgatcaaagaacaacccATGAGGAAAGGCGGATGACTCTGGAGACACTCCTGCATGATGAAGAGAGATATCAAGACTCTGTTCATGATGTTCCTTCATTACAGGAAGTAAACCGTATGATTGCTAGGACTGAAAGTGAAGTCGAGCTTTTTGATCAGATGGACGAAGACTTCGATTGGACAGGTGATATGACGAAACATCATCAGATTCCAAAGTGGCTTCGTGTTAACTCCACTGAAGTAGATGCTGTGGTGGCGAGTCTGTCCAAAAAGCCGTCAAGAAATATGTCATCTGGGGGCATTGCTTTAGACACTAATGAAACACCTGAGAAAAGAAGGGGGCGGCCAAAGGGTACTGGCAAGTACTCCATCTACAGGGAAATCGATGATGAAGATCTTGAAGAATCTGATGAAGATTCTGAGGAGAGGAATACTGCATCCCTACCTGAAGAAGGGGAGGTAGGGGAATTCGAAGATGAAGACAATGATGATTCGATACCTGATAACAAGGATGAATCAGAGGAAGAGCCTGTGAATGATGATGTATATGAATTTACTGAAGGACTAAGAAGCAGAAAAGCTAATAGGATGGAAGAAGCTGGTTCAACAGGCTCTTCTTCTGGAAGCAGGAGATTACCACCACCTGTACCTTCGTCATCTTCTAAAAAATTGCGGTCTCTATCTGCATTAGATGCCCGCCCTGTCTCTTCGTCAAAGAGAACT CCGGATGACCTAGAGGAAGGTGAGATTGCAATGTCTGGGGACTCACATATGGACCTCCAGCAGTCTGGGAGCTGGAATCATGAGCGTGATGACGGTGAGGATGAACAGGTACTGCAACCAAAGATAAAACGCAAGCGAAGTATTCGTCTTCGTCCAAAACCTAATGCAGAAAAGCAGGAAGATAGATCTGGAGAAGGGGTCTTCCCTCAGCATG CTGCCAGGCAGCAAGACACAGTTCATCCTATAGTGAAACAGAAGCGCAACATGCCATCTAGGAAGGTTTCACCAGCTTCTAGGTCGGGGAAATTGACTTACATGTCTGGGTCTGGTGAGGGATCTGCTGAACGCTCCAAGGAAAATTGGAACAGTAAGGCCATTGATTCCACCCCCCCTGAGTTCCGTGGCACAAAGATGTCTGACAGTATGCAAAGAAAG TGCAAAAATGTGATAAGCAAGCTTTGGAGGAGGATTGACAAAGAAGGTCATCAAATCATACCTAATATATCTTCTTGGTGGCGGAGGAATGAAAATTCCTCATTCAGAGGTCCGGCTGGTAGCACCCTGGACCTACAAAAAATCGAACAGCGAGTTGATGGATTCGAGTATGGCGCTGTAACTGAATTCATAGCGGACATGCAACAGATGTTGAAAAGTGTGGTTCAGCACTTCAGCTATAGGCATGAG GTCCGGATAGAGGCTGAGACCCTCCATAACTTATTTTTCAACATAATGAAGATTGCCTTCCCAGATTCAGACTTCAGCGAAGCTAAGAATGCAATGTCATTTTCGAATCCTGGAGGAGCTGCAAGTGGTGCTGCTGCCCAATCGTCAAAGCACACCGCATCAGTCCATAAGCGCAGAGCCAGTGCCAGTGAAGCAGAGCAGCATGGCTCGGGACATAGCAGGCATAATCAATCCAGCGAGGTTCCCAGCCGGCCCCACAGTTCCAGATCAGAGAGAGACCCCAGACATTCTGGATCCAGCAGCAGGGATCAGCTCCAGGATGGTGCTGGGTTGTTGCACCCTAGCGATATGTTCATCGTTAAGAAGAAAAGACAAGATCGGGCAAGGAGCAGCATTGGGTCCCCCTCCAGTTCAGGCCGAGCTGGACCTCTCTCACCAGCCAACCCTGGGCGGCCAGGCCCAGTCCCCTCACCCAGAGGTGCCAGGACGCCCTTCCAAAGGGATCCACACCCATCTCAGCAGTCGATGCATTCCGCTGGATGGGGCGCGCATTCAGATCAAGGAGGAAGTTCTTCAGCACCCGGCATTGGAGACATCCAGT